From one uncultured Paludibacter sp. genomic stretch:
- a CDS encoding conserved exported hypothetical protein (Evidence 4 : Unknown function but conserved in other organisms), protein MKKLFFILILFPTILSAQTLSPDVKANIGNYLNDIAKKEIVVGKIKIDSVSLNKKELQLFANENASYIPFREENVKMIYDHIQTMLPSDYQKYKLKIFANKKPIEDLIPLSLRSKKDKKAKTFKIETKNPLVTNVSSLNKPTEGLQNHHIALWQSHGFYFEQKLNRWEWQRARIFQTVEDLYTQSYVLPFLVPMLENAGANVLLPRERDWQKEEVIVDNDGLQDNLSSYEEKNGAKSWENGEKSGFAHLKKQYIDFENPFKDGTFRQIETIKKGNESVVEWIPFFAKSGEYAVYVSYQTVENSAEDALYTVFHQGGISQFKINQKMGGGTWIYLGKFKFNAGKNISQKVVLSNISSKAGKIVSADGIKFGGGMGNIARKPSGEVTENIRSSDTVKIAPVKQLPKINYPYQKSGYPRFTEAARYWLQWAGIPDSIYSDSKGKNDYTDDYKSRGKWVNFLAGGSVSNPHEKGLSIPVDLSFAFHSDAGTTMNDSIIGTLGIYNTYSDNGLYANGISRNFSRDLTDLVQSNIVNDIRALYEPKWSRRGMWDKGYFEAKTPKVPAMLLELLSHQNFADMRYGLDPRFRFTVSRAVYKGILQFIASQNKTDYVVQPLPVNNMSLKFTQENEVELSWKPVKDSLEFTATPENYIVYKRIGNGDFDNGTLVNLTTYKTLIPSGIVCSFKVTAVNKGGESFPSEILSAGKSFNEKGVVLIINGFDRISAPADFVAIHDSIGGFLDDLDHGVPYIQDISYIGKMKEFRRKIPWMDDDASGFGDSYGNYETQVIAGNTFDYPKVHGDAVLKAGYSFVSCSDEAIENKTVNLNDYKTVDLILGKECQTKMGRGGVKPLEFKTFSSAMQTAITDFCNRGGNIFVSGAYVGTDLWDNRLTKPLEEDKKFATEVLKYKWRTGQAAITGDVKAVTSLFPMFAGDFQYYNKLNAESYVVESPDAIEPAEDNAYTIFRYSENNLSAGVAYKGNYRTCVLGFPFESVKTTEEREELMKSVLEFLAP, encoded by the coding sequence ATGAAAAAACTTTTCTTCATACTTATTCTATTCCCGACAATTTTATCGGCGCAAACGCTGTCTCCTGACGTGAAAGCAAACATTGGGAATTATTTAAATGATATTGCCAAAAAAGAAATAGTTGTGGGAAAAATTAAAATAGACAGCGTTTCATTGAATAAAAAAGAGTTACAGCTTTTTGCTAATGAGAATGCTTCGTACATTCCGTTTAGAGAGGAAAATGTGAAGATGATTTATGACCATATACAAACGATGCTTCCATCTGATTATCAAAAATATAAATTGAAAATTTTTGCTAATAAAAAACCTATTGAGGATTTAATTCCACTTAGCTTGCGCAGCAAAAAAGATAAAAAAGCAAAAACATTTAAAATTGAGACTAAAAATCCGCTTGTAACCAATGTTTCATCGCTCAACAAACCAACAGAAGGACTTCAAAACCACCATATTGCGCTTTGGCAAAGTCACGGATTTTATTTCGAGCAAAAACTAAATCGTTGGGAGTGGCAGCGCGCGCGTATTTTTCAAACCGTAGAAGATTTATACACACAAAGTTATGTGTTGCCTTTTCTTGTGCCGATGTTAGAAAATGCCGGTGCAAATGTGCTGCTTCCGCGTGAACGTGATTGGCAAAAAGAGGAAGTAATTGTAGATAATGACGGTTTACAGGATAATCTTTCATCGTATGAAGAAAAAAACGGAGCAAAATCTTGGGAAAATGGTGAAAAATCAGGATTTGCACATTTAAAGAAACAATACATTGATTTTGAAAATCCGTTTAAGGATGGAACTTTTCGTCAAATCGAAACCATCAAAAAAGGCAATGAAAGCGTTGTGGAATGGATTCCATTTTTTGCTAAATCAGGTGAATATGCTGTGTACGTTTCATATCAAACGGTTGAAAACAGCGCTGAAGATGCGCTTTATACCGTTTTTCATCAAGGTGGAATTTCTCAATTCAAAATCAATCAGAAAATGGGAGGCGGCACCTGGATTTATCTCGGAAAATTTAAATTCAATGCCGGGAAAAATATTTCTCAAAAAGTGGTTTTGAGCAACATTTCTTCCAAAGCAGGAAAAATAGTCTCAGCTGACGGAATTAAATTTGGAGGAGGAATGGGAAATATTGCCCGGAAACCTTCGGGAGAAGTAACGGAAAACATCAGAAGTTCCGATACGGTTAAAATTGCTCCCGTAAAACAATTGCCAAAAATTAATTATCCGTATCAAAAAAGCGGATATCCTCGTTTTACCGAAGCCGCTCGATATTGGTTGCAATGGGCGGGAATTCCCGATAGTATTTATTCTGACAGTAAAGGAAAAAATGATTATACCGATGATTATAAAAGCCGTGGGAAATGGGTAAATTTCCTTGCAGGAGGTTCCGTTTCCAATCCGCACGAAAAAGGATTAAGTATTCCGGTAGATTTAAGTTTTGCTTTTCATAGCGATGCCGGAACGACAATGAACGACAGCATTATTGGAACGCTTGGAATTTATAACACATACAGTGACAATGGATTATACGCAAACGGAATTTCACGCAATTTCTCGCGTGATTTAACCGATTTGGTTCAATCGAATATTGTAAATGATATTCGTGCGCTTTACGAACCGAAATGGAGTCGGCGCGGAATGTGGGATAAAGGTTATTTTGAAGCGAAAACGCCTAAAGTACCTGCTATGTTGCTTGAATTGCTTTCGCACCAGAATTTTGCCGATATGCGCTACGGACTTGATCCTCGTTTTCGTTTTACGGTAAGTAGAGCTGTTTATAAAGGAATATTACAATTTATTGCTTCGCAAAATAAAACCGATTATGTTGTTCAACCTCTTCCGGTAAATAATATGAGTTTGAAATTTACGCAAGAAAACGAAGTGGAATTGAGTTGGAAACCGGTAAAAGATTCTTTGGAATTCACAGCGACTCCCGAAAATTATATTGTTTATAAACGAATTGGAAACGGAGATTTTGACAATGGAACTTTAGTCAATTTAACTACTTACAAAACGTTGATTCCTTCCGGTATTGTTTGTAGTTTCAAAGTAACCGCAGTAAACAAAGGCGGTGAGAGTTTTCCTTCCGAAATTCTTTCAGCGGGAAAATCTTTCAATGAAAAAGGCGTTGTTTTGATAATTAATGGGTTCGACAGAATCTCGGCTCCTGCCGATTTTGTTGCTATTCATGATTCCATTGGCGGATTTTTGGACGATTTGGATCACGGAGTTCCTTATATTCAGGATATTAGTTATATTGGTAAAATGAAAGAATTCCGCCGTAAAATTCCTTGGATGGACGATGATGCTTCCGGTTTCGGCGATAGTTACGGAAATTATGAAACACAAGTAATTGCCGGAAATACGTTTGATTATCCTAAAGTTCACGGCGACGCTGTTTTGAAAGCGGGATATTCGTTTGTTTCGTGCAGTGATGAGGCAATTGAAAACAAAACTGTAAATTTGAACGATTATAAAACGGTGGATTTAATTCTGGGAAAAGAATGTCAGACAAAAATGGGACGCGGCGGAGTGAAACCGTTGGAATTCAAAACATTTAGCAGCGCAATGCAAACTGCAATTACAGATTTTTGCAATCGGGGCGGAAATATCTTTGTTTCAGGAGCGTATGTGGGAACAGATTTATGGGACAATCGTCTTACAAAACCGTTGGAAGAAGATAAAAAATTTGCTACTGAGGTTTTAAAATACAAATGGCGTACAGGACAAGCTGCCATAACAGGAGATGTGAAAGCGGTAACCTCGCTCTTTCCGATGTTTGCAGGAGATTTTCAGTATTACAATAAACTAAACGCTGAAAGTTATGTGGTAGAATCACCGGATGCAATAGAACCTGCGGAAGATAACGCTTACACTATTTTCCGCTATTCTGAAAATAATTTAAGCGCAGGAGTGGCTTACAAAGGCAATTACCGCACGTGTGTGTTGGGTTTTCCGTTCGAAAGTGTGAAAACAACAGAAGAAAGAGAAGAATTAATGAAATCGGTGTTGGAATTTTTAGCCCCCTAA
- a CDS encoding conserved hypothetical protein (Evidence 4 : Unknown function but conserved in other organisms) has product MIYKHIKLNNLYQKVPQGGFRGLFILFFLLQLQLIFAIEPFRFALITDIHITNGTSAVEDLENSVKQINNTKNIDFVLVTGDVTENGDRASLEKAKSILDKLNVKYYAIAGNHETKWSASGCTDFARIFGSERFEFEHNGIYFLGFNTGPIIRMADGHVSAQDITWLKTELSKIGVEKPIILVTHYPLQNGDVDNWYDVTDAVRKYDIKVILGGHYHRNAFFSYDGIPGIINRSNLRAKEKVGGYSIYDITSDSLKVFEQIIGGEPKEWMELPIKEKYYNEQGNPAKYPDFSVNKEFPQIKEKWLNKTNVGIYSSPVVWKNNVYVGDDLGVLTCYKLKSGKKKWSFQSQNRILGTPAVQNGIIVFGSTDKNIYGLKAENGVLLWKIECKEPVIGAVTIENNIAYIGASDNTFRAIDIFNGKLMWSYDKLNGYVETKPLIKGNKVIFGAWDTFLYALDKNTGKELWRWTNGIKSMHYSPAAVWPVTAKGKVFIVDPERAMTAIDMETGKTVWRTKASMVRESIGISEDGNRIYAKTMQDSVVCYSAQTDFAKEIWATNVGFGYEHNPSMLIEKDGIVFGSTKNGLVFALDAQTGKVLWKHKIGNILINTVLPLDKKRVIITSVGGEICPLTP; this is encoded by the coding sequence ATGATTTATAAACATATAAAATTAAATAATTTGTATCAAAAAGTCCCCCAAGGGGGATTTAGGGGGCTTTTTATTTTATTTTTTTTACTTCAACTGCAACTCATTTTTGCAATTGAACCATTTCGCTTTGCCCTGATTACAGACATACATATTACAAATGGAACTTCCGCTGTGGAAGATTTGGAAAATTCGGTAAAGCAAATTAATAACACAAAGAATATTGATTTTGTACTTGTTACGGGAGATGTTACGGAAAATGGAGACCGCGCTTCATTGGAGAAAGCGAAATCTATTTTGGATAAACTGAATGTAAAATATTATGCTATTGCCGGAAATCACGAAACAAAATGGAGCGCGTCGGGATGTACTGATTTTGCCCGTATTTTTGGCAGCGAACGGTTTGAATTTGAACACAATGGCATTTATTTTCTTGGTTTTAATACCGGACCGATTATAAGAATGGCTGACGGACACGTTTCGGCACAAGATATAACTTGGCTGAAAACCGAGTTAAGTAAAATCGGTGTTGAGAAGCCGATTATCCTCGTTACGCATTATCCGCTTCAGAATGGCGATGTTGATAATTGGTACGATGTAACCGATGCCGTACGAAAATATGATATTAAAGTTATTCTCGGCGGACATTATCACCGCAATGCGTTTTTTTCTTACGATGGAATTCCCGGCATTATTAACCGTTCCAACTTGCGCGCTAAAGAAAAAGTTGGCGGTTACAGCATTTACGATATTACATCCGATAGTTTGAAAGTATTTGAACAAATTATTGGCGGTGAACCAAAAGAATGGATGGAACTTCCAATAAAGGAGAAATATTACAATGAACAAGGAAATCCTGCAAAATATCCTGATTTTTCCGTGAATAAAGAATTTCCACAAATAAAGGAAAAATGGCTGAATAAAACCAATGTGGGAATTTACAGTTCACCTGTAGTTTGGAAAAACAACGTATATGTAGGCGATGATTTGGGCGTTTTGACTTGTTATAAATTAAAAAGTGGCAAAAAGAAATGGAGTTTTCAATCTCAAAACAGAATTTTAGGAACTCCTGCCGTGCAAAACGGCATCATCGTTTTTGGTTCAACCGATAAAAATATCTACGGATTGAAAGCCGAAAACGGCGTGTTACTTTGGAAAATAGAATGTAAAGAACCTGTTATTGGCGCTGTAACTATTGAAAATAACATTGCTTACATTGGAGCTAGCGACAATACATTTAGAGCTATTGATATTTTCAACGGAAAATTGATGTGGAGTTACGATAAACTCAATGGATATGTTGAAACAAAACCCTTGATTAAGGGCAACAAAGTTATTTTTGGAGCTTGGGATACTTTTTTATATGCTTTGGATAAAAATACCGGAAAGGAACTTTGGCGTTGGACAAACGGAATAAAAAGTATGCATTATTCGCCGGCTGCAGTTTGGCCCGTAACTGCAAAAGGTAAAGTGTTTATTGTTGACCCTGAACGTGCTATGACTGCTATTGATATGGAAACAGGGAAAACCGTTTGGCGCACAAAAGCATCTATGGTGCGTGAAAGCATCGGCATTTCTGAAGACGGCAACCGCATTTATGCAAAAACGATGCAAGACAGCGTAGTTTGTTACTCGGCACAAACCGATTTTGCAAAAGAAATTTGGGCTACGAATGTTGGTTTTGGCTACGAACACAATCCATCTATGTTGATAGAAAAAGACGGAATTGTATTTGGAAGTACCAAAAACGGACTTGTTTTTGCTTTGGACGCTCAAACAGGAAAAGTGCTGTGGAAGCATAAAATTGGAAATATTTTGATAAATACGGTTTTACCGTTAGATAAAAAACGTGTAATAATAACATCTGTGGGTGGAGAAATCTGCCCCCTAACCCCCTAA
- a CDS encoding hypothetical protein (Evidence 5 : Unknown function), with product MGNLSFLFDKDIAKYRYKMKKIICFIFITFSFYSCFERDNSTIYIAIDKYYKNHNLEDTIKVNLREITHFSWDYLYFFSYSATKEEIDTILGIDYGFYEEFSDKFIFIKNNKVLSYETIPLKFKGIDPDGGGSLVFFSMNNDKNYVLIDKNNSTFIVTKELNRFNEVCYYLENIKNKITN from the coding sequence ATGGGGAATTTATCATTTTTGTTTGATAAAGATATTGCAAAATACAGATACAAAATGAAGAAAATTATTTGTTTTATTTTTATTACGTTCTCTTTTTACAGTTGTTTTGAAAGAGATAATTCAACTATTTATATAGCAATTGATAAGTATTATAAAAATCACAATTTGGAGGACACGATAAAAGTGAATTTAAGGGAAATCACTCATTTTTCTTGGGATTATTTGTATTTTTTTAGTTATAGCGCTACTAAAGAGGAAATTGACACAATTTTAGGTATAGATTATGGATTTTATGAAGAGTTTAGCGACAAATTTATTTTTATAAAAAACAATAAGGTGCTTTCATATGAAACAATTCCATTGAAATTCAAAGGAATAGACCCTGATGGAGGTGGTTCATTAGTTTTCTTTTCTATGAATAACGACAAAAATTATGTTTTGATAGATAAAAACAATAGTACTTTTATTGTTACGAAAGAACTTAACAGATTTAATGAAGTATGCTATTATTTAGAGAATATAAAAAATAAAATAACTAATTGA
- a CDS encoding Glycosyltransferase group 2 family protein has product MKTINCFIPYEEVAQVEQTIKNLKKSNLVTKIYLLSTSNLPSVDGCEVIVTKGLKSTDAIRKIAEKTDADYTLIYTKTTTLQWVNYSVERMVAIADDANAAMAYADHFKEANGVREEAPVIDYQFGSLRDDFDFGSVLLYRTSVLKDAVKRMDVEYDFAAQYDLRLKVSQKGDLVHINEYLYYEVENDTRKTGEKLFDYVDPKNRAVQIEMEQACTQHLKDIGGYLEPNFKHIEFTEDNFEFEASVIIPCKNRVKTIGDAIQSALNQKTNVPYNVIVVDDNSEDGTVDVIKKYLNDPKLVYIAQDKSYHAIGGNWNAAFHHPKCGKFALQLDSDDLYADENTVQKFVDAFYEQNCAMVVGTYKLTNFDLEMIPPGVIDHKEWTPDNGRNNALRINGLGAPRGFYVPMLRQINFPTTKYGEDYAVGLRVSREYQIGRIYDVIYNCRRWDDNSDASLDIVKMNGHNLYKDRIRTWELQARVAMNKK; this is encoded by the coding sequence ATGAAAACAATTAATTGCTTTATTCCTTACGAAGAAGTTGCTCAAGTGGAGCAAACCATTAAAAATTTGAAGAAATCAAACTTAGTAACTAAAATTTATTTACTTTCAACAAGCAATTTACCTTCTGTTGACGGGTGCGAAGTGATTGTAACCAAAGGATTAAAATCAACCGATGCCATTCGTAAAATTGCTGAAAAAACCGATGCCGATTACACATTGATTTACACCAAAACCACTACGTTGCAATGGGTAAATTATTCCGTAGAACGTATGGTGGCAATTGCGGACGATGCAAACGCGGCTATGGCTTATGCCGACCATTTTAAAGAAGCAAACGGAGTTCGTGAAGAAGCGCCGGTAATTGATTATCAGTTTGGTTCGTTGCGCGACGATTTTGACTTTGGTTCTGTGTTGTTGTATCGTACATCTGTATTGAAAGATGCCGTTAAACGTATGGACGTTGAATATGATTTTGCAGCACAATATGATTTGCGTTTAAAAGTATCTCAGAAAGGAGATTTGGTTCATATAAATGAGTATCTTTACTACGAAGTTGAAAACGATACCAGAAAAACCGGTGAAAAATTGTTTGATTATGTTGATCCTAAAAACCGCGCCGTGCAAATTGAAATGGAACAAGCGTGTACACAACATTTGAAAGATATAGGCGGATATTTGGAACCAAATTTCAAACACATTGAATTTACCGAAGATAATTTTGAATTTGAAGCGTCTGTAATTATTCCGTGTAAAAACCGTGTAAAAACGATTGGTGATGCCATTCAATCTGCATTAAATCAAAAAACAAACGTTCCTTACAATGTGATTGTGGTGGATGATAATTCTGAAGATGGAACCGTTGACGTTATCAAAAAATATTTGAACGATCCGAAACTTGTTTACATTGCACAGGATAAATCATATCACGCTATCGGAGGTAATTGGAATGCTGCTTTCCATCATCCTAAATGTGGAAAATTTGCACTTCAGTTAGACAGCGACGATTTATATGCAGATGAAAATACCGTACAAAAATTTGTTGATGCATTCTACGAGCAAAACTGCGCAATGGTGGTGGGAACGTATAAATTAACCAATTTCGATTTGGAAATGATACCGCCCGGAGTTATCGATCACAAAGAATGGACACCTGACAACGGAAGAAACAATGCATTGAGAATTAATGGCTTAGGCGCTCCGCGTGGCTTTTATGTGCCAATGTTGCGTCAAATTAATTTTCCTACAACAAAATATGGCGAAGATTACGCTGTAGGTTTGCGCGTAAGCCGTGAGTATCAAATTGGACGTATTTACGATGTAATTTACAATTGCCGTCGTTGGGACGACAATTCCGATGCTTCACTTGATATTGTGAAAATGAACGGACACAATTTGTATAAAGACAGAATTAGAACTTGGGAATTGCAGGCGCGTGTTGCAATGAATAAAAAATAA
- a CDS encoding conserved hypothetical protein (Evidence 4 : Unknown function but conserved in other organisms), translating to MKNNIQYFFDEQLKTWDFARNNYNALKKLKTKEFIVNGCEFKVQFNSARIASTGAKLDAKSIEERECFLCEENLPKEQIKMSFKEKYSIMVNPFPIFQRHFTVSGKSHIPQTINSRMGDMFDLAEFMSDYVIFYNGPKCGASAPDHAHFQAGNKGFLPLEKNWKKNITEKISEDLFVINYGFPAFLIETKDKKTGISLFEKMYRLLNIKKDEIEPMMNVLTWRENKEWISVVIPRAKHRPECYFVEGEGNMLISPASVDLGGVFIAPLEKDFEKMTEKHIENILNEVCLDEKDFQQLIENF from the coding sequence ATGAAAAATAACATTCAATATTTTTTTGATGAACAACTAAAAACTTGGGATTTTGCCCGCAACAATTACAATGCTCTTAAAAAATTAAAAACAAAGGAATTTATTGTAAACGGTTGCGAGTTTAAAGTTCAGTTTAATTCGGCGAGAATTGCTTCAACGGGAGCAAAATTGGATGCAAAAAGTATTGAAGAACGGGAATGTTTTCTGTGCGAAGAAAATCTTCCGAAGGAACAAATCAAAATGTCTTTTAAAGAGAAATATTCGATTATGGTAAATCCATTCCCGATATTTCAAAGACATTTTACCGTTTCTGGAAAATCGCATATTCCACAAACTATAAATTCCCGTATGGGTGATATGTTTGACCTTGCGGAATTTATGAGCGATTATGTGATTTTTTACAACGGGCCAAAATGTGGCGCTTCTGCGCCGGATCACGCACATTTTCAAGCAGGAAACAAAGGTTTTCTCCCATTGGAAAAGAATTGGAAAAAGAATATAACAGAAAAAATAAGCGAGGATTTATTTGTAATAAATTACGGTTTTCCGGCTTTTTTGATAGAAACCAAGGATAAAAAAACGGGAATTTCTTTGTTTGAAAAAATGTATCGTTTATTAAACATTAAAAAAGATGAAATAGAACCGATGATGAATGTTCTTACGTGGCGTGAGAATAAAGAATGGATTTCAGTTGTCATTCCACGTGCAAAACATCGTCCCGAATGTTATTTTGTTGAAGGTGAAGGAAATATGTTGATTAGTCCTGCATCAGTGGACTTGGGCGGAGTTTTTATTGCTCCATTAGAAAAAGATTTTGAGAAAATGACCGAAAAACATATTGAAAATATTTTAAATGAAGTATGTTTGGATGAAAAAGATTTTCAACAATTAATAGAAAACTTTTAA
- a CDS encoding Short-chain dehydrogenase/reductase SDR, whose amino-acid sequence MKRAIVIGATSGIGKEISKLLAEDNYRVGITGRRTELLEEIRKLKPEFYITKTFDIREYENIEENLETLVKSLGGLDLVVISSGTGKVSEKLDFEIEENTILTNSLGFTRIADWAMSYFENQKYGHLVGISSIAGLRGNRFSPAYAATKAFQINYLEGLRHRAAHLKLPIFVTDIRPGFVDTAMAQGDKIFWLVPVEKAGKQIFKAIKRKRKVVYVSKKWTFFAWFMKILPRWIHQKI is encoded by the coding sequence ATGAAAAGAGCAATTGTAATAGGAGCAACATCGGGAATTGGAAAGGAAATATCCAAACTATTGGCGGAAGACAATTACAGAGTAGGAATTACCGGCAGAAGAACCGAATTATTGGAAGAAATCCGCAAACTGAAACCGGAATTTTACATTACCAAAACTTTTGATATAAGAGAATATGAAAATATTGAAGAAAATCTGGAAACGCTAGTCAAAAGTTTAGGAGGATTAGATCTGGTGGTAATTAGCTCCGGCACGGGAAAGGTTAGTGAAAAACTGGATTTCGAAATAGAAGAAAATACCATTTTAACTAACTCACTTGGTTTTACACGCATTGCTGATTGGGCTATGAGTTATTTTGAAAATCAAAAATACGGTCATCTTGTAGGAATAAGTTCTATTGCGGGGCTTAGAGGTAATCGCTTTTCTCCTGCTTATGCAGCAACAAAGGCATTTCAAATAAATTATTTGGAAGGATTAAGACATCGAGCGGCACATTTGAAACTGCCCATTTTTGTAACCGATATTCGTCCCGGATTTGTTGATACGGCAATGGCGCAAGGTGATAAAATATTCTGGCTTGTACCTGTGGAAAAAGCAGGAAAACAAATTTTCAAAGCAATAAAGCGTAAAAGAAAAGTGGTTTATGTGTCTAAAAAATGGACGTTTTTCGCTTGGTTTATGAAAATTCTGCCACGTTGGATACATCAAAAGATTTAA
- a CDS encoding SpoIID/LytB domain protein, with protein MDVFRLVYENSATLDTSKDLKMIVMKEPKISVGIMFEPKIDFLLLNTYLCGKKEISGKQTVQYDNQKILWNETHYDELIFTPKNERTDVFELTDVTIGINFHWERKENQRFNGALKIIVEDEKLTAINVISIEDYLTSVISSEMSATASLELLKAHAVISRSWLLAKKTDESNGIYNQSSSVNVIQTNEGTNNEEYIRWWDREDHIHFDVCADDHCQRYQGITRASTEKVKQAVEETRGEVLTFNNKICDARFSKCCGGVFEEFQYCWDETVHPYLRKERDSKKDFIVPELRFEDESQRWIRTSPEAFCNTKNKKVLAQVLNNYDQETTDFYRWKVEYSQDEISELILRRSGVDYGEILDLLPIQRGTSGRLVKLKIVGTKRTRTIGKELEIRRTLSNSHLYSSAFVVDKEYTDNTVVPAKFILIGSGWGHGVGLCQIGAAVMGDEGYSYNQILLHYYIGAQIDRLY; from the coding sequence ATGGACGTTTTTCGCTTGGTTTATGAAAATTCTGCCACGTTGGATACATCAAAAGATTTAAAAATGATAGTTATGAAAGAACCAAAAATATCAGTCGGAATAATGTTTGAACCGAAAATTGATTTTTTACTTTTAAACACATATTTGTGTGGTAAAAAAGAGATTTCCGGCAAGCAAACCGTACAATACGATAATCAAAAAATTCTTTGGAACGAAACACATTACGATGAATTGATTTTTACACCAAAAAATGAAAGAACCGATGTTTTTGAATTGACCGATGTTACTATCGGAATAAATTTTCATTGGGAACGAAAAGAAAATCAACGTTTTAACGGCGCTTTGAAAATCATTGTGGAAGATGAAAAACTCACTGCAATTAATGTTATTTCCATTGAAGATTATCTGACAAGTGTAATTTCCTCCGAAATGAGTGCAACAGCATCATTGGAATTGCTCAAAGCGCATGCTGTGATTTCCCGCAGTTGGTTGTTGGCAAAAAAAACTGATGAAAGTAATGGAATTTACAATCAATCATCGTCTGTAAATGTTATTCAGACTAACGAAGGGACAAATAACGAAGAATACATCCGTTGGTGGGACAGAGAAGACCACATTCATTTTGATGTTTGCGCGGATGATCATTGCCAACGTTATCAGGGAATTACACGCGCTTCCACCGAGAAAGTAAAACAAGCAGTTGAAGAAACTCGCGGCGAAGTATTGACATTCAACAACAAGATTTGCGATGCGCGATTCTCCAAGTGTTGCGGCGGCGTTTTTGAAGAATTTCAGTATTGTTGGGACGAAACCGTTCATCCTTATTTGAGAAAAGAACGGGACAGCAAAAAAGATTTTATCGTTCCTGAATTACGGTTTGAAGATGAGTCGCAACGATGGATAAGAACTTCACCCGAAGCATTTTGTAATACAAAAAACAAAAAAGTACTTGCACAAGTGCTAAATAACTACGACCAAGAAACAACCGATTTCTATCGTTGGAAAGTGGAATATTCGCAAGATGAAATTTCGGAATTAATTCTTCGCCGTTCAGGTGTGGATTATGGAGAGATTTTAGATTTACTTCCTATTCAGCGCGGCACATCAGGCCGATTGGTGAAACTGAAAATCGTGGGAACAAAACGTACAAGAACAATCGGGAAAGAATTGGAAATACGAAGAACGCTTTCTAATTCACATCTTTACAGTTCTGCATTTGTAGTAGATAAAGAATATACGGACAATACGGTTGTTCCTGCAAAATTTATTCTCATTGGATCTGGTTGGGGTCACGGAGTTGGTTTGTGCCAAATTGGCGCTGCCGTAATGGGCGACGAAGGATATTCCTACAATCAAATTTTGTTGCATTATTATATCGGAGCGCAAATTGACAGATTGTATTAA